A genome region from Macaca nemestrina isolate mMacNem1 chromosome 20, mMacNem.hap1, whole genome shotgun sequence includes the following:
- the LOC139360286 gene encoding deoxyuridine 5'-triphosphate nucleotidohydrolase, mitochondrial-like yields the protein MPCSEETPAISHSKRPRPAEEGGMQLRFARLSKHATAPTRGSARAAGYDLYSAYDYTIPPMEKALVKTDIQIALPSGCYGRVAPRSGLAAKHFIDVGAGVIDEDYRGNVGVVLFNFGKEKFEVKKGDRIAQLICERIFYAEIEEVQALDDTERGSGGFGSTGKN from the coding sequence ATGCCCTGCTCTGAAGAGACACCCGCCATTTCACACAGTAAGCGGCCCCGGCCTGCAGAGGAGGGCGGCATGCAGCTCCGCTTTGCCCGGCTTTCCAAGCACGCCACGGCCCCCACCAGGGGCTCCGCGCGGGCCGCGGGCTACGACCTGTACAGTGCCTATGATTATACAATACCACCTATGGAGAAAGCTCTTGTGAAAACGGACATTCAGATAGCGCTCCCTTCTGGGTGTTATGGAAGAGTAGCTCCACGGTCAGGCTTGGCTGCAAAACACTTTATTGATGTAGGAGCTGGTGTCATAGATGAAGATTATAGAGGAAATGTTGGTGTTGTACTGTTTAATTTTGGCAAAGAAAAGTTTGAAGTCAAAAAGGGTGATCGAATTGCACAACTCATTTGCGAACGGATTTTTTATGCAGAAATAGAAGAAGTTCAAGCTTTGGATGACACCGAAAGGGGTTCAGGCGGTTTTGGTTCCACtggaaagaattaa